A window of the Brachybacterium sacelli genome harbors these coding sequences:
- a CDS encoding winged helix-turn-helix transcriptional regulator encodes MALLGVRMVLDTFKQALDKVKGVQVKSYGQLCSIARALDVVGDRWTLLIVRELLIGGALRFGEVQRGLPGIATNLLTQRLRDLETNGVVAREPAPGTPGTPTYRLTERGRALDGVLRELLKWGAPTVPDAPSDAIFQTHWLSQPARFLLADHRPDEPPIVIRFGTFDDGFDLTAADGTITVGPCQRDVSPLAGVTGPGPALVALLQGAMPLPAAIAQGVDVTGDAAALTRVLPALRASTNVPGQYS; translated from the coding sequence AGGCACTTGATAAAGTCAAGGGGGTTCAGGTGAAGTCCTACGGACAGCTCTGCTCGATCGCTCGCGCCCTGGATGTCGTCGGTGACCGGTGGACTCTCCTGATCGTGCGTGAGCTGCTGATCGGGGGCGCATTGCGCTTTGGCGAAGTCCAGCGCGGCCTGCCTGGCATCGCGACGAACCTGCTCACCCAGCGTCTGCGGGACCTCGAGACCAACGGTGTCGTCGCCCGCGAGCCCGCCCCAGGAACCCCGGGCACGCCAACGTATCGGCTTACCGAGCGTGGCCGGGCCCTGGACGGAGTGCTGCGCGAGCTTCTGAAGTGGGGTGCACCGACGGTTCCAGACGCGCCGAGTGATGCGATCTTCCAGACGCACTGGCTCAGCCAACCGGCACGCTTCCTCCTCGCGGATCACAGACCGGACGAGCCACCGATCGTGATCCGGTTCGGCACCTTCGACGACGGCTTCGACCTCACCGCCGCCGACGGGACCATCACGGTGGGCCCTTGCCAGCGCGATGTCAGCCCCCTGGCGGGTGTTACAGGCCCCGGGCCGGCACTGGTTGCCCTCCTGCAAGGCGCAATGCCTCTGCCCGCCGCTATCGCGCAGGGCGTGGATGTCACCGGCGATGCCGCGGCCCTGACGCGAGTTCTACCAGCGCTGCGAGCGTCGACTAACGTCCCCGGTCAGTACAGCTAG
- a CDS encoding GlxA family transcriptional regulator codes for MRIGLIAIDGCLGSAIASIIDIVRVADGARGDVDPRIDPIELAILGPKRRVTTTASMTLSVDHPLSESGEFDVVVVPALGTLTAAATNDVLQSRDARSVIASLGRLDEATTRIAAACTGVFAVAETGRMHHRRATTSWFLGPEFRKRYPTVALDLDTMVVVDGNLVTAGAAFAHIDLALSLVRSISPDLAQHVAKLLIIDERPSQAAFVAYEHLRHEDPIVVEFERFVRARLDEPFNVAFVAQSLGTSRRTLERRVRAALNLTPLGFVQRLRIERARHLSATTDFTSAEIALRVGYANAETLRSLLRRERRRS; via the coding sequence ATGCGTATCGGACTGATCGCGATCGACGGCTGCCTCGGTTCGGCTATCGCGTCGATCATCGACATCGTGCGGGTGGCCGACGGAGCCCGCGGCGATGTCGACCCGCGGATCGACCCGATCGAACTCGCCATCCTCGGACCGAAACGGCGAGTGACCACGACGGCATCGATGACCCTGTCGGTGGACCACCCGCTGTCGGAGTCCGGAGAGTTCGACGTGGTCGTCGTCCCTGCGCTTGGAACCCTTACGGCCGCCGCTACCAACGACGTTCTCCAGAGCCGAGATGCTCGTTCGGTCATCGCCTCGCTCGGGCGCCTCGACGAGGCGACCACCCGGATCGCCGCGGCGTGCACCGGCGTGTTCGCTGTCGCCGAGACCGGACGGATGCATCATCGGAGGGCGACGACCAGCTGGTTCCTGGGGCCGGAGTTCCGGAAGCGCTATCCGACCGTCGCCCTCGATCTCGACACCATGGTCGTGGTCGACGGGAACCTCGTCACCGCCGGCGCCGCGTTCGCCCACATCGACCTCGCGCTCTCACTCGTGCGATCGATCAGCCCCGACCTGGCCCAACATGTCGCCAAGCTTCTCATCATCGACGAGCGTCCGTCGCAGGCGGCCTTCGTCGCCTACGAACATCTCCGGCACGAGGACCCGATCGTCGTCGAGTTCGAACGCTTCGTGCGCGCCCGCCTGGACGAACCGTTCAACGTCGCCTTCGTCGCGCAGTCGCTCGGCACCAGCCGGCGCACCCTCGAACGACGAGTCCGTGCGGCGCTCAACCTCACTCCGCTCGGCTTCGTCCAACGGCTTCGCATCGAACGAGCTCGGCACCTCTCAGCAACCACGGACTTCACCTCCGCCGAGATCGCGCTACGGGTCGGCTACGCGAACGCCGAGACTCTGCGCTCCCTCCTGCGCAGGGAGCGACGCCGTTCCTGA
- a CDS encoding putative quinol monooxygenase, with amino-acid sequence MSTPASLPYAFVAKIVAADGQHDAVADLLAGAVALANEEVGTIVWFAVRTHADTFWIFDAFPDEAARDAHANGAIVAALMANQHLLGAAPEILAADVLASKLP; translated from the coding sequence ATGTCCACACCCGCATCACTTCCGTATGCCTTCGTCGCCAAGATCGTCGCGGCCGATGGACAGCACGACGCGGTCGCCGATCTGCTCGCCGGCGCTGTCGCACTCGCCAACGAAGAAGTAGGAACGATTGTCTGGTTCGCGGTCAGGACCCACGCCGACACCTTCTGGATCTTCGATGCATTCCCCGACGAAGCCGCTCGCGACGCCCACGCCAACGGCGCCATCGTCGCAGCCCTGATGGCCAACCAGCACCTCCTCGGCGCAGCACCCGAGATCCTGGCGGCCGACGTCCTCGCGTCCAAGCTCCCGTAG
- a CDS encoding ISL3-like element ISPfr2 family transposase: protein MSDATPPAGFGRPDLTAFARLDGLGLSVTGQRLEPDRAVLVCRVVEPDQWCRRCGSEGAARDTVIRRLAHEPLGWRPTVLEVVVRRYRCADCGHVWRQDTSAAAEPRAKLSRTGLRWALEGIVVAHLTVARVAEGLGVAWDTANNAVLAEGKRLLINDPTRFEGVKVIGVDEHVWRHSRRGDKYVTVIIDLTPVRDGAGPARLLDMVEGRSTAAFKTWLADRDDAFRDAVEVVAMDGFTGFKTAAAEEIPDAVTVMDPFHVVRLAGDALDRRRRRVQLAIHGHRGFRDDPLYKSRRTLHTGADLLTDKQSDRLRALFVDDAHVEVEATWGVYQRMIAAYRHEDRQRGRELMEKLITDLSAGVPKVLTELTTLGRTLKKRAADVLAYFERPGTSNGPTEALNGRLEHLRGSALGFRNLTNYIARSLLETGGFRPQLLHPRLG from the coding sequence GTGTCCGACGCTACCCCGCCGGCCGGCTTCGGCCGCCCTGACCTGACCGCCTTCGCTCGACTCGACGGCCTCGGTCTGAGCGTGACCGGGCAACGACTTGAACCGGATCGTGCGGTCCTCGTGTGCCGCGTGGTGGAACCAGATCAGTGGTGCCGACGGTGCGGCAGCGAAGGCGCTGCTCGTGACACCGTGATCCGGCGGTTGGCCCACGAGCCGCTGGGCTGGCGACCGACCGTGCTGGAAGTTGTAGTGCGCCGCTACCGCTGTGCCGACTGCGGACACGTGTGGCGCCAAGACACCAGCGCCGCGGCGGAGCCACGCGCGAAGCTCTCGCGCACCGGGCTGCGGTGGGCGCTGGAAGGGATCGTGGTCGCACACCTCACCGTCGCCCGTGTCGCCGAGGGACTCGGGGTCGCGTGGGACACCGCCAACAACGCGGTCCTGGCTGAAGGCAAGCGGCTGCTGATCAACGACCCCACGCGGTTCGAGGGCGTGAAGGTCATTGGCGTCGATGAGCACGTCTGGCGCCACAGCAGGCGTGGCGATAAGTACGTCACCGTGATCATCGACCTCACCCCGGTCCGCGATGGCGCCGGCCCAGCAAGGCTGCTGGACATGGTCGAGGGCCGGTCGACGGCGGCGTTCAAGACCTGGCTCGCCGACCGCGACGACGCCTTCCGTGACGCGGTCGAGGTGGTCGCGATGGACGGCTTCACCGGGTTCAAGACCGCCGCTGCAGAGGAGATCCCGGACGCGGTCACGGTGATGGATCCCTTCCACGTCGTGCGCTTGGCCGGTGACGCCCTCGACAGGCGCCGGCGCCGGGTCCAACTCGCGATCCACGGGCACCGTGGGTTCAGGGACGACCCGCTCTACAAGTCGCGGCGCACGCTGCACACCGGCGCGGACCTGCTCACCGACAAGCAGAGCGACAGGCTACGCGCGCTGTTCGTTGATGACGCTCACGTCGAGGTCGAGGCGACCTGGGGTGTCTACCAGCGCATGATCGCCGCCTATCGCCACGAGGACCGGCAACGTGGCCGCGAGCTCATGGAGAAGCTGATCACCGACCTCAGCGCCGGCGTCCCCAAGGTGCTCACCGAGCTCACCACCCTGGGCCGGACCCTGAAGAAGCGAGCCGCTGACGTGCTCGCCTACTTCGAACGACCCGGCACCAGCAACGGGCCGACCGAGGCGCTCAACGGACGGCTCGAACACCTGCGCGGCTCCGCACTCGGGTTCCGCAACCTGACCAACTACATCGCCCGAAGCCTGCTCGAGACCGGCGGCTTCAGACCCCAACTTCTACACCCCCGATTGGGATGA
- the nrdE gene encoding class 1b ribonucleoside-diphosphate reductase subunit alpha — MTVIDTFEDHATRRPAAPDYHALNAMLNLYGADGKIQFDKDRLAAREYFLQHVNPNTVFFHSLREKLDYLVENKYYEPEVLEQYDFSFIESLSEQAFAKKFRFPTFLGAFKYYTSYTLKTFDGKRYLERFEDRVVMVALTLAEGDEQLARNLVDEILDGRFQPATPTFLNAGKAQRGELVSCFLLRIEDNMESIGRSINSALQLSKRGGGVALLLSNVREYGAPIKHIENQSSGVIPVMKLLEDSFSYANQLGARQGAGAVYLNAHHPDILRFLDTKRENADEKIRIKTLSLGVVIPDITFELAKKNEPMYLFSPYDVEREYGKPFAEVNVSDHYREMVDNPNISKKKIKARDFFQILAEIQFESGYPYIMFEDTVNRANPIPGKVTHSNLCSEILQVSTPSSMNVDLTYDELGRDISCNLGSLNIAKTMDSADFSRTIETAIRGLTSVSDHSDIESVPTIAEGNRKSHAIGLGQMNLHGYLARESIFYGSEEGLDFTNMYFYAVTFNAIKASNKLAKERGEAFYDFADSTYGTGEYFDKYTDRVWEPRTEKVRGLFADSSVHLPTQEDWKQLREDVMAHGMYNAYLQAVPPTGSISYINHSTSSIHPIVSKIEIRKEGKIGRVYYPAPYMTNDNLEYYEDAYEIGYEKIVDTYAEATQHVDQGLSLTLFFPDTASTRDINKAQIYAWRKGIKTLYYIRLRQMAIEGTEVEGCVSCML, encoded by the coding sequence ATGACCGTTATCGACACCTTCGAGGACCACGCGACCCGACGTCCCGCCGCACCGGACTATCACGCTCTGAACGCGATGCTGAACCTCTACGGAGCGGACGGCAAGATCCAGTTCGACAAGGATCGTCTCGCGGCGCGCGAGTACTTCCTGCAGCACGTGAACCCCAACACCGTGTTCTTCCACTCGCTGAGGGAGAAGCTCGACTACCTGGTCGAGAACAAGTACTACGAGCCCGAGGTGCTCGAGCAGTACGACTTCTCGTTCATCGAGTCGCTGTCGGAGCAGGCCTTCGCGAAGAAGTTCCGCTTCCCAACGTTCCTCGGCGCGTTCAAGTACTACACCTCGTACACGCTGAAGACGTTCGACGGCAAGCGGTACCTGGAGCGCTTCGAGGACCGCGTGGTGATGGTGGCCCTCACGCTCGCCGAGGGTGACGAGCAGCTCGCCCGCAACCTCGTCGACGAGATCCTCGACGGCCGCTTCCAGCCGGCCACTCCCACCTTCCTCAATGCCGGCAAGGCCCAGCGCGGTGAGCTCGTGAGCTGCTTCCTGCTGCGCATCGAGGACAACATGGAGTCGATCGGCCGCTCCATCAACTCCGCGCTGCAGCTGTCCAAGCGCGGTGGCGGCGTTGCGCTGCTGCTGAGCAACGTGCGCGAGTACGGTGCGCCGATCAAGCACATCGAGAACCAGTCCAGCGGCGTCATCCCCGTGATGAAGCTGCTGGAGGACTCCTTCTCCTACGCGAACCAGCTGGGGGCCCGTCAGGGCGCCGGGGCGGTGTACCTCAACGCCCACCACCCGGACATCCTGCGGTTCCTGGACACCAAGCGCGAGAACGCGGACGAGAAGATCCGTATCAAGACCCTCTCCCTCGGCGTGGTCATCCCCGACATCACCTTCGAGCTCGCGAAGAAGAACGAGCCGATGTACCTGTTCTCGCCGTACGACGTGGAGCGCGAGTACGGCAAGCCGTTCGCCGAGGTGAACGTCTCCGACCACTACCGCGAGATGGTCGACAACCCGAACATCTCCAAGAAGAAGATCAAGGCGCGTGACTTCTTCCAGATCCTGGCGGAGATCCAGTTCGAGTCCGGCTACCCGTACATCATGTTCGAGGACACCGTGAACCGGGCGAACCCGATCCCCGGCAAGGTCACCCACTCGAACCTGTGCTCCGAGATCCTGCAGGTCTCGACCCCGTCGTCCATGAACGTCGATCTCACCTACGACGAGCTCGGTCGCGACATCTCCTGCAACCTCGGGTCGCTGAACATCGCCAAGACGATGGACTCCGCGGACTTCTCGCGGACCATCGAGACCGCGATCCGCGGGCTGACCTCCGTCTCGGACCACTCGGACATCGAGTCGGTGCCGACCATCGCCGAGGGCAACCGCAAGTCCCACGCGATCGGCCTGGGGCAGATGAACCTCCACGGCTACCTGGCGCGGGAGTCGATCTTCTACGGCTCCGAGGAGGGCCTGGACTTCACGAACATGTACTTCTACGCGGTCACGTTCAACGCTATCAAGGCGTCGAACAAGCTCGCCAAGGAGCGCGGCGAGGCCTTCTACGACTTCGCCGACTCGACGTACGGCACCGGCGAGTACTTCGACAAGTACACCGACCGGGTGTGGGAGCCCCGCACCGAGAAGGTCCGCGGCCTGTTCGCCGACTCCAGCGTGCACCTGCCCACCCAGGAGGACTGGAAGCAGCTGCGCGAGGACGTCATGGCCCACGGCATGTACAACGCCTACCTGCAGGCGGTGCCGCCGACCGGGTCGATCTCCTACATCAACCACTCGACCAGCTCGATCCACCCGATCGTCTCCAAGATCGAGATCCGCAAGGAAGGCAAGATCGGCCGGGTCTACTACCCCGCGCCGTACATGACCAACGACAACCTCGAGTACTACGAGGACGCGTACGAGATCGGCTACGAGAAGATCGTCGACACCTACGCCGAGGCCACGCAGCACGTGGACCAGGGCCTGTCGTTGACGCTGTTCTTCCCGGACACCGCCTCCACGCGCGACATCAACAAGGCGCAGATCTACGCCTGGCGCAAGGGCATCAAGACGCTCTACTACATCCGCCTGCGCCAGATGGCGATCGAGGGCACCGAGGTCGAGGGCTGCGTCAGCTGCATGCTCTGA
- the nrdI gene encoding class Ib ribonucleoside-diphosphate reductase assembly flavoprotein NrdI produces the protein MSAVSETSTWSDLVFFSSASDTAWRFFGKLGPQAGRIPLRRGGPALVAQRPFVLITQTYGGGNGRGAVPKQVITFLNDQRNRDLIRGVIGAGNTIFGAAYCLAGDVISSKCRVPHLYRVDLLGTPRDVATVRTGLDRFWTEHPANEHEGAAA, from the coding sequence ATGAGTGCTGTGAGCGAGACGTCTACCTGGTCGGACCTGGTGTTCTTCTCGTCTGCCTCGGATACGGCGTGGCGGTTCTTCGGCAAGCTCGGTCCGCAAGCTGGTCGCATCCCCCTACGGCGAGGGGGCCCTGCACTGGTGGCCCAGCGGCCGTTCGTGCTGATCACCCAGACCTATGGCGGCGGCAATGGTCGTGGCGCTGTGCCGAAGCAGGTCATCACGTTCCTCAATGACCAGCGAAACCGCGATCTCATCCGCGGTGTGATCGGTGCGGGCAACACCATCTTCGGGGCGGCCTACTGTCTGGCCGGCGACGTGATCTCCTCGAAGTGCCGCGTCCCGCACCTGTACCGCGTCGACCTGCTCGGCACGCCCCGCGATGTCGCCACGGTCCGCACCGGCCTGGACCGGTTCTGGACAGAGCACCCCGCCAACGAGCATGAAGGAGCAGCAGCATGA
- a CDS encoding GNAT family N-acetyltransferase has protein sequence MPKNRHAVSEADEKNTRSDQVDVSLTALMPRGVGGAGTSRDGGWQDGARSWRRPEEGHMSGKKAKQARRAAVQGSSGPAEPERSLPPGPQLRIITEPQALWSIDAAAAALITDYTPPMDMARYREERRRDLDDLFVGDPRPTPRQFAVAAVNDAGDGLYGAATLEPFLGDELIAQDRQAARNVAILHRIIGSLFVVPDARGNGIGGALLDAASLAVVQDQGRYTEGFVDDRDGSAGFYRRAGAYVGGHNEPLPPRPPIYLKTKHYPGKDGHWFSVDGWARHHDMVLCSRCERALDFHPEDGGMLHCPRCQGPWAPR, from the coding sequence TTGCCGAAGAACCGCCACGCCGTATCCGAGGCAGACGAGAAGAACACCAGGTCCGACCAGGTAGACGTCTCGCTCACAGCACTCATGCCCCGGGGAGTGGGCGGGGCCGGGACCTCGCGGGACGGCGGATGGCAGGATGGGGCACGAAGCTGGCGGAGGCCAGAGGAGGGGCACATGAGCGGGAAGAAGGCGAAGCAAGCGCGACGGGCGGCCGTCCAGGGGTCATCGGGACCGGCAGAGCCTGAAAGGTCACTACCTCCGGGGCCTCAACTCCGGATCATCACCGAGCCGCAAGCGCTGTGGTCGATCGACGCCGCAGCGGCCGCACTCATCACCGACTACACCCCTCCCATGGACATGGCGAGGTACCGAGAAGAGCGCCGGAGGGACCTCGACGATCTGTTCGTGGGCGATCCACGGCCAACGCCTAGGCAGTTCGCTGTCGCCGCTGTGAACGACGCCGGGGATGGGCTGTATGGCGCTGCCACTCTCGAGCCGTTCCTCGGGGATGAACTCATCGCCCAGGATCGCCAAGCCGCACGCAACGTGGCCATTCTCCACCGCATCATCGGCTCGTTGTTCGTCGTCCCCGATGCACGTGGCAACGGCATCGGAGGCGCCCTGCTGGACGCGGCCAGTCTCGCTGTCGTCCAGGACCAAGGGCGCTACACGGAGGGGTTCGTCGATGATCGGGACGGCAGCGCCGGGTTCTACCGGCGTGCCGGCGCCTACGTCGGTGGACACAACGAGCCGTTACCGCCCCGGCCACCGATCTACCTCAAGACCAAGCACTATCCCGGCAAGGACGGGCACTGGTTCTCCGTTGACGGCTGGGCGCGCCACCACGACATGGTGCTCTGCAGCAGATGTGAGAGGGCCCTTGATTTCCATCCCGAGGATGGAGGGATGCTGCACTGTCCCCGATGCCAAGGGCCCTGGGCCCCGCGATGA
- a CDS encoding AlbA family DNA-binding domain-containing protein, whose translation MKHYLGPGRPLTTLDTWDGVTAAAEGGLLEENQWCELKEQLGPRGKGPNTELAKDLSSLSVHGGVLIFGVRDKTYEVVGCDTDGMRDRISQVAATKASPPLVPIISDVIEGPEGRNLLVVSVPPSPLAPHMVDERYYGRSADGKRVLADPEVRTLILARDQRTHGFVERLGALAQNDPIDQMVEGSPTGHGHAFFLAEPCSPVPSEPIERDGLVSILVNLENGRRGGTLLLRGCTYAGNDPDGVGLRTGYDKVRQEYEHREARISVHEDFTVTAASGGATRVFEDRSGNSQLVALTGTMVQFSAQFLEALREISTTRGYQGQWQVGVHLTQLRGATATEDIFSGRPPQFPRESSTHHLVIQPTAWEGPQTEIEEATVKLLAKYMRGLGRDGWSYNQLLQRA comes from the coding sequence ATGAAGCACTACCTCGGTCCCGGTCGTCCGCTCACCACGCTCGACACCTGGGACGGGGTGACCGCCGCAGCTGAAGGGGGCCTGCTCGAGGAGAACCAGTGGTGCGAGCTCAAGGAGCAACTCGGGCCGCGCGGGAAGGGGCCAAACACCGAACTGGCGAAGGACCTCTCCTCCCTGAGCGTGCACGGCGGGGTCCTCATTTTCGGGGTGCGCGACAAGACCTACGAGGTCGTGGGGTGCGACACGGACGGCATGCGAGATCGGATCTCGCAGGTGGCCGCCACCAAGGCCTCACCACCGCTGGTCCCAATCATCTCCGACGTCATTGAGGGCCCCGAGGGGAGGAACCTCCTCGTCGTCTCGGTACCTCCTTCTCCCCTCGCGCCGCACATGGTGGACGAGCGGTACTACGGGCGCTCGGCAGACGGGAAGCGAGTGCTCGCCGATCCCGAGGTGCGTACCCTCATCCTCGCGCGAGACCAGCGCACCCACGGCTTCGTCGAGCGTCTGGGAGCGCTCGCACAGAACGACCCGATAGACCAGATGGTTGAAGGGTCCCCCACCGGTCACGGCCATGCGTTCTTTCTCGCCGAGCCGTGTTCGCCCGTACCTTCGGAGCCGATCGAGCGGGACGGACTCGTCTCAATCCTTGTGAACCTGGAGAACGGTCGGCGCGGCGGAACCCTTTTGCTTCGCGGGTGCACCTACGCGGGGAACGATCCTGACGGCGTGGGCCTGCGTACCGGGTATGACAAGGTCCGACAGGAATACGAGCACCGCGAAGCCCGGATCAGCGTGCACGAGGACTTCACGGTCACCGCCGCGAGCGGTGGCGCCACGCGCGTATTCGAGGACAGGTCCGGCAACTCGCAGCTCGTGGCCCTGACGGGGACCATGGTCCAGTTCAGCGCTCAGTTCCTCGAGGCGCTCCGGGAGATCTCCACGACTCGGGGGTATCAGGGGCAGTGGCAGGTCGGGGTGCACCTGACTCAACTTCGCGGGGCAACCGCGACCGAGGACATATTTTCCGGCAGGCCGCCACAGTTCCCACGGGAGTCCTCAACCCATCACCTCGTCATCCAGCCGACGGCATGGGAGGGTCCTCAGACCGAGATCGAGGAAGCAACGGTCAAGCTGCTCGCGAAGTACATGCGCGGGCTGGGTCGAGACGGTTGGTCCTACAACCAGCTGCTGCAGCGGGCGTAG